The Paenibacillus sp. BIC5C1 DNA segment ATGGCCGGTAGTACAGGCGGCTACGGTCCGGCGTTTGCCGAGCTGGAAGCGAAGTACATCAATAAGAATGGTTATATCCGTTATTGGGATGAGGAAGCCTGCGCGCCGTTCCTGTTTAACGGTTCCAGCCTAATTTCTTATGATGATGAAGAATCAATTCAGTGCAAATGCAATTACGTGAAGGATCAGGGCCTGGCCGGCATTATGTTCTGGGAATACGGCTGTGATCCGACCCATCGTCTGCTGGGTGCAATTCATCAAGGGCTTCAAGATGTTCCGGTAGAGAAATAGAAGAAGCGAGCCGGGTTCGACAATTCGTATTGTGTATACGGGCCGAAAATAAATAGAAACCTCCTCTAACCAAAAGGTTCAGGGGAGGTTTCTATTTTATACGAATCCATTATCCAAGACATTCCTCGTCGTCATCATCCGGGGAATCGGAGGAGTCGTTGGGACGGTGCATTTTGCGGTACTGCCCTGGGGTATAACCCGTCTCTTTCTTGAATTTACGGATGAAGTTCGGTGTATCCAGATAACCGACGCGTGTGATGATATCTTTTAATGGATCGCTAGTATGCAACAGCAGCCGGATGACTTCATCCATCCGTTTCTGCCAGATATATTGGGTAAAGTTCATGCCGATCTTCTCTTTGAAGGAACGGCTGAAATACGAGGAAGAGATCGTGAATTTCGATGAAATCGTACCCAGGCTGAGATCATAATCTGAGTAATTGGTATCAATATAAGCAACGATTTCATCCATCAGGGAGCTTTCTTCCGTCTCGCTCTTCGCCTCGACATGAGCACAGATTTCGGCGGCAAGTCCTTTCAGTTTTTTCTCCAAATCCTCCAACGAATCGTAGGAAGTGATCCTTGGAAGTTGATTAACCACATGATGAATGCCAAGCTCCGAGGCCGTTTTGAGCATCGTATTCAGAATATCAAAGCAGATGCAGCGTAGCAGTGGTACAGACGGCATTTCGGATTTCAAGGTATTCAACGCAGTTGATACCATCTGAACCGCCACATCGTAACTGCCCTGTTTCAAGCTCTGATCCAGCTTAAGCAGCACATCCTTAGGTACCCAGAAAGAAGAATCCTGTTCACTAGAGCCGGAAAGGGCGTTGAAGAAGGTGCTGCTGCCCTGTCCGTGGAGCATGGATGCTTCCAGTGCGGTTGATGCCTCAATGTAGGATTGATTCAGCTGCAATGGAGAACTGTAGTTGTTGCCGATCCCGATTGCGGGAGCAACTCCAACGTGATCTGCCACCATTGATTGCAGTGATTCAACAATAGACTCCATACGGGCATTCAAGCTGGATTCATACCCTACCTCGGCATCAAATCCGACGATGAGGGCCACTTGGTCTGGTTGTGGAAGCTCCACGCCGTAAGCATAAGCAGACAACTCCGGCAGTTCCATATCGTTAATCAGCTGCATAACAGTACGCTGTTCGAGGTGATCTCCGCTGGGAAAATCGTACATTTCCAATCCTAATGTCATGACAAAATAATGGGATCGGTTAAAGCGTATGCCGAGATTGTCCGTAAACTCAGAAGGGAGTTCTCCGGTATGGCCATGCTTCAGTAGCATGAGCAGAATATGATTACGAGCGTAGGGCTCCTGAAGGTCCACGCGCTGGCTGTAATCATGCAGCGTTTTCTTGATCCATTCCAGCTCGTTGCTGGTTGTGGAAGGTTCAGGATTATTTTTTAAACGGATAAACTCCATCAAGTCTGAAATTGGATGGTATTGTCTTCGGGCCAACATAATGGCAAGGAAGGTGCCCATCACGACCACGAAGGAGAAAACAAGAACAACAAAGGTACGAATATGGACGATTCGACTAAAAAATTGATTGCTCGGCATAGCGGTTACATAAGTCCAGCCCGCGTCTGATTTGACGGATACAACCGAATGCGGTTCTTGATTTAAGGAGAGACTGTGGGTTCCCGGCTCAAGTTCAAACAGAGATTTGACTTCCTGTTCGGTAATGGTTTCCCCTTTATAATTGGCGGCCAGCACCTGCCCATAATTATCGAAAATATAAGTCATCCCATGGTAGTCGCTGAGAATGGAATCAATCAATCCGGTCAGATTGGACTCGTGAATCAAGTACATGACAGTGCCGTGGGCAGGCGTATTATTAGGTGCAATCGGTACAAGGTAGGCCAGCATGGAATTGGGTACTTTGGTTCCTTGAACGACTTGCTCGGCTGGTCGTATCGTGGGGAACTGAACGTTATTCAAATCCCGGATCATGTCCGTTTTGTTCCATGTATTAAATTTGTAGCGGCCCGTGAATACATCCAGGTTCTCAGAGCCCTGAGACGAGTAGATGTTATCATCTCCGCGGAAGAACAGAAATAGTTCATCGATAATGGAACTGGTCGCCTTGTATTTGACCAAGGCACTAATCGATTCCCGGCTATAGTAGGGATGGTGAGTCCAATAGCGGGTCAGCTGCTCATCGTAAGCGATACGAAATGCGATGTCCTGCAATTCCTTCATGCGGTCATCAATGACCGTTTTTGCTTGGGTCAACTGATTGACATTGGTCTGCTCGATCTCTGAACGGAGCGTGTCCACAGCATTGTGATAAATAATAATAGTTAATATAACAAGAGGTATAAGGAAAATGGAGATATAGGATAGTGTGTACTTAAGCAGAAGCTTGGACTTGAAGTGATTCCATTTCATACTCTGCAACCTCCCGTTTTTCTTTAGAGCTGCAGCGATAGCGCTCTCATAAAGACAGTGAAGTATTACCATGATGCCGAGCTGCTAGGTGTTCCTACTAAAAATATTAGGAGAACTTCTCTAATAAATCAATGAATCTTTTCTGAGATTTAAGGGGAGTCATGCAGAACGTTTCTTGAGAGAATCGATGTAGATAACCATAGCAAAATCCCCTTCGAGTTCACTCCTTTCCTTATGTTACCACACAAGGCTTTTTAAAGAGTATCAACTTGAAGGGGATGATTTTAATAGAGGTTATATTGTAGTTTGTACATTTATATTCGAAGGTCACACGATTATTTAATCCAGTGGTTCATAATCAAACCAATCGAACAGACTGGGTGCACCTTCTCCTGATGGATTGTGAGCATACATGGCAATGATGACTCCTGTGAAGCCGCCCGCCACTTCAGTAGAGAGCAGATGGGTTTCGCCCGAGCCGAGGACAGTGCCAGTTGTTGAACCTTGCTGCACGGAGAATGTGAATATATCACGCTGGGCCTGAATCTGTAATATCGCAGGTCCAGCTCCACAGTCCCGAATTACCTCTGTTCTTAAAGTACCAACCGTTCGTCGGAATATCATTTTTTTGTGACCGTTGACCCGAGTTATAGCCAGATCATAATGATATTTCTCATTCATATAGACGGTCAATCCCGCTTCGTCGCCATCATGCGTTGGATCAAAGTTCATTTTGGCAGCCAAGTTACATAAGAAATGGCTCAAGCGACGACCTACAAAGGCGGGATTTCCATTATCATTGAGAGATACGGGGTTTCCTCGCAGAACAAGATGGCCCGGGTGTTCTGTGAGTGACCAACTATCTGGAGCTGGATTCCGTAGGAAGATCCAGTCCAGACCAAGTGTGGACACATTGAAATCATCCCGGGTTCCCTTGTGGGGCCATTGGACTTCAGGCAGCTGCGGGCCAATCATGACAGGCTCAATATGTCCGTCATGACCGATGATAGGCCATCCTTCACTCGTCCAGTTCACGGGTGCGAGGAATGTCTCACGCCCCAAGTGATGCCGCAAGGGGTAGGCTGCTGGGCGTATTCCAAGGCATACCGCCCACCAGCTTCCGTCATGTGCTTGCACCAAATCGGCATGCCCAGTGGCGTGAATGCTGCTTTTCATGCTTCGGTTCGAAAGGATCGGATTGTGAGGGCAGGGATGGAAAGGCCCATATGGATCCGTGCTTCGTGCAATGGTTTCCATATGCCCGTATTCGGTTCCCCCTTCGGCGATCATCAGATAGTAGAGGCCATTTATTTTGTACAAGTGTGGGGCCTCAGGTGCGGCACCGCCAGTTCCCTTCCAGATGAACTGGCTCTCTGTCAGCTTGTTGCCCGTCAAGATGTCGATCTCGCATTGATAGATTCCCTCACCTTCATTCCCATTACAGGCGGATTGAAAGTAAATACGACCATCATCATCAAAGAATAGGGAGGGGTCTATGCCATCCTGGGCGACAAAAATAGGATCGGACCAAGGTCCTTCAGGTTTCCTGCTTCGTACATAGAAGTTGCCGCCTCCGCTTACATTGGTAGTTGTCATGTAGAACCAGCCATCATCGTGGCGTAGAGTTGGCGCATAAATACCTCCGGAACTGCCCGCTTTGGAGAGTGGAAGCTGTTCGGCAGAAGTGAGTACATGGCCAATCTGTCGCCAATTCACAAGATCTTTGCTATGAAAAAGGGGTACACCCGGGAAATATTCAAACGTGCTGGTTACGAGGTAATAATCTTCGTCTACCCGACAGATGCTGGGATCTGGATAGAAGCCCGGAATCACGGGATTGGTGTAGTTCGACATCATGTAGTGCTCCTATTCATTCCAGAGTTTAACGCGATCCTGGACGTATTTGGTGAATCCCTGCTCCATTTTTTCGACATCTGCATCAACAAGCTTCTGCTGATAGTCATTCCAGATGGCATCGAATTCTTCCGGTTTCGCCATGACGGCCAGCGGAATCTGTTTCCATGTAATATCCTTCACTTTATTAGCTATAATGTTGATTTCATCATCACTTGGCACAGAGATATTCCATACCGCTCCCCATGGTTTTACCGGGAAATCCTTTTCGTTCGGAAACAGATCCATCCAGGTCGTTGCATCGTAAGCTTGAAGGGTCTCTTTCTCTACATCCGTATAATTCTCAATAATCTGTTCCGGGAAGTTCTTGGTATAATAATTGTCAGTAGAGTCTTTCGCGCCATCCCCGTAATGACCACCTATATTGGTGTAAAGGCCTACGCCGGATTCTCTGGTGAAGGCGATATTGTCATTAATAATGCGCTGCTGCACATCCGCGGGTACAACTCGCTTACCGTCCTCCGTCGTATATTGCTTACCTTCTACGCCCCAATAGTTAAGGATTTGGCCTTCCTCGGAAGCGAGAAAATCCAGAAATTTAATGGCTCGGACCGGATCTTCTGCACTTTCAGTTATGCCTACACCCCAGCCAGCCATGAACCCAGTGGACTGGTATCGGTTATCCTTGTATTGATCGGATAGCATGACAGAATAATGTCCATAGGTTTGATCATTTTTTCCTGCAGCCTTCAGCGCCTTTTCCCCATCGGAGTAGCCCCAGTCTGCATCGATCAGACCGATGACACGACCAGAAGCGACTTTGGCCAGATATTGATCGTTTTTCTGAATAAAAGACTCCTGATCAAGCAACCCAGTGTTATACATATGGTTAAGCCATTGGAAGTACTCTTTCTCACCTTCCGTGCGGAAATGGTAGGTTGCTTCATGCGTTTCCGGATCAATGTAGTACTCTCCATCACCGGATTTACCAGTAGTCTCAGCCGCGGGATTTGTCACGGTAATTTGAATGTGCCAGTCATCCGCGTTTAATGTCATGCCGATATTTTTGTTACCATTCTCATCGGTAGGGTGCTTCTCCAAATAAGATCGAATGACATTTTCATAATCTTGCAGTGTCTTGATCTGAGGGTACCCGGCCTCCTGCACAGCACGATGCTGAAGCTCAAAACCTGCACCAGCCACGAAGTTGACCCCGTCTATGGCTGAGTAGGTAGGAATGACATAGATGGAAGGATCGTCGTTACTGTAGCGCAGACGTTTGATTTGGTCACCGAAGAGTTTTTGGATGTTTGGGGCATGTTGATCGATCAGATCAGTAAGGTCCAGCATTGCTCCTGCATCAACCAATTTGTCCAAATCCCCCTTGGGACTGATCAGATCGGGGTAATCACCACTTGCTGCGATCAGTGCCAGTCTCTGTGCGGGGTCCGATACTGCGAATTCGGCATCCAGTGTGATGCCTGTCTGCTTGGTAATTTCCTTGCCGACATCATCCTGCATCTTATTCCAGTTCGCGTTGGAATCTGCTCCAAAGAAAGTCAACGTCATCGGCGAAGTATCACTGGCATTTCCTTCTTTGTTTTCTGAGCTTTCATTGCCGCTACTGCACCCTGCCAGCAAGCTTAATGAGAGTGTAAGTGCAACGGAAACTTTTGCAATCTTTCTCATCGAATGAACCATAATGACCCCCTAATGTTATTCGTTAATTTCTTGAATTCGCTTACAATAATCACTTAATCTGTGCTGTATTTGCAGCGCTACATGAGGAATTATAGAGAACCAATGATCGGCAAACCTTGATTTTTCGGTCATGGAGTAGCATGATATAGACATTCATTCCAACATGAATCATGGAGGCGAACTGTTGAGCAACGCCTATTTGAATTGGTTTACAGCTGATTTGGAATTTCCGTTCTACATTCAATATGGAGGACATGACGAAGACACCGAACTTCATAAGCATGTGGACTTTTCGGAACTTGTTATTGTCCTGAATGGCAATGCGACGCATGTTGTTAATACGGAGGAGTTTTTTGTTAAGAAAGGCAATGTATTTGTGATTAATGGTTCCACTCCGCATGCCTACAGAGATCCTCATGATTTTCAGATATGCAACATTATGTTCAGACCCGAAATGCTTGCTTCCGCCGGACCGGATCTGAGAAAATCAAAGGGGTTTCAGGCTTTGTTTGTATTGGAGCCGTTTTATCGCAATATTCACTCCTATCCGAGTAAAATGTCCTTGCCTATTTCCAATCTGGAGTATGTGGAATCACTGATCTCTGTCATGATTGAGGAGTATAGAAGCAGACAGCAAGGATATCAGACGATGCTGATCTCCCGTTTTACGGAGATGGTTGTTTATCTGTCGAGGCATTATGAGACACAGGAGAAGGGGATTGAGGGCACTAATCTGATGCATCTGGCGAATGCCATTTCCTATATCGAGGATCATTATCTTGAACCCCTGACCTTGGAAGAGATTGCAGGGAAGTCGAATGTTTCTATACGGCATCTGAATCGCATCTTTCGATCCTATTATCAGATGACGCCCATCTCGTATTTACAGAAGCTGCGACTGGAGAAGGCATGTTATCTGTTAAAACAGGGGAACCTGTCCATTACTGAAATTTCTTATGAATGCGGGTTTAACGATAGCAATTATTTTACCCGGCAGTTCACAAAGATGTATGGCATTTCTCCCAAAACGTACAGGCAATCTCTATAACATGCCGCTGTGGTGTGATGAACGAATGAAGGAGGGGTGAGTGTGAGAGAAACCTGTGTTCCAACTGGAGTGGCACTAAAAGATACCGGCTTTGGATATACGCTGTCCCTGGTAAGCGGTAAATATAAAATGGTTATTCTATATTGGCTGTCCGAAAACAAAGTGATGAGGCATAATGAGCTGAAGAGAAGCATTGGTACCATTTCTTACAAAACATTGAGCGTCATGCTTAAGGAGTTAGAGGAACATGATCTGATTCTACGCAAAGAATATCCCCAAATTCCGCCCAAAGTTGAATATTCATTGTCGGAACGAGGAAAATCAATAATGCCACTGTTAGATATGATGTGTGATTGGGGAGAAGCCAATATGGCGTCTGCCCCAGGGTTAATACAATGCTAACGGTCAGGTTGTGAGAGATTAAAAAAGCAAAAAGCAGTATCTCCTGAAAATTGGAGATACTGCTTTTTTGATCTGCTCTGAGTGGGCTTTAGAAGTTCTCCATGAAACGTAAATAGTTATGTGCGCTTTGTTCCAATTCATCTGCTGTAGGTTCATGTTCTGCCCCGTAGAAGGCAAAGAATGGCCGATAATCGGCATCGCAGTAATAGAAAGTCGTCTCAAAAGGCGTTAGCAGTTGTCCAAGGGTATAACGATATTTGCCCTCTTCCGTGTAATCCGCCTCTTTGATTCCGGCAGATACGGCCAAAGCGACTTTGCGTTGCTGCAATTTGTCCCCCTTGGAGCCGTAAGCCCAGCCATACGTAAAAACTTCATCCAGCCATTGTTTAAGAAGAGGTGGGCTGCTGAACCAATAGAACGGAAATTGCAACACAAGATGGTCATGACTTTCAATGAGCTGCTGTTCTTGCTGCACATCAATATGTCCATCAGGGTAAACTTTATAAAGTTCATGTACCGTATATTTTTCTGGATATTGTTGGAGTTCTTCTATCCATCGTTTGTTGATGACCGACGTTTCCGGGTTGGGATGTGCTACGATGACAAGTGTTTTCAAAATGAATTCTTCCTCTCTAAGCTATAATGTTTCTTGAGTATAAAGGGAGAATTGCCAGGATGTAAGTATGCACTTTTAGTACAGGTACTTACCTTAAGGTAAGCACCACCGGTCGTTTTGTATGTTCCTTTGAGGCACTCCAAACGGTCATGGATATGAGGTGTGGCAGGGGGTTATGGGAACATGCAGAGCGTCTCGGGAAGGTTAAGTCATAGAAAGGAGTATAGCCGCCAGATTAATGCTTGGCGGCTGTTTATTAATTTTTAAGTTATAAACGTGGTGTGTTCGTAATGGAGTCATTATTCCTCTTGCACATTATAGAGCACACGGGCAAGCAGATTCTGACCATAATTGCCGAAATTTTTGCCAAAGATCGTCAATCCGCGTTTGTTCACTGGTCCGTCCGTTACAGCAATTCGAAAGTGGATATCGCTTTTGTAATCCAGGCCAATCTCGTCCAGAGTTACATCGGAGATGCGGCATCCATCAATATAGCTGCCCTCTTGGGTGATACGGATCAGTTTCAGCATCCCGTATTGATTCAGATGCGGCGGCCACCAGTCCGGATTGAACGTACCACGGGTATTACCAAAATCTCCTGGGCTCGTCCAACAACCAATCTCGATGCCGTTAACGTAGAAATAAATATCCGAAGGGTAGTTGTCGCAAAAACCTGGTGCCTCCGAACCCAATTCCATGGACAACTGGATTTCGCTGAACGTTTGGTTGGGCTTAAGGTAGTTGGGAATTCGATATTCGAGATAACCTTCGGCTAGCCAAATCATCTCCGCATCAATACGGAGTGGATCAGCAAAGTAACGTGGATCATCGAACTCACCGACAATGCTGTCCCGGGTAGCGAGACCACATGTAGGAGCTGCCTGATAATCGCTATAATGCCCTACCTGAATTTCAACCTCGTATCGGTTATAAATCTCCTGTGAACGCAGGTCCACCATTAATTTTTCCTCATTGAGATAACATATCTTCTGAATTCCATGTTTACCAACCGCAGTATTGATCTCAATCAGACCGCTTTCTTCCAATTTCTTAATATGCATTGTAATGGCGCCATTGCTGAGCCCCAGTTTGGTTGCGAGATCATTGAGGTTAAGACTCTGGTTCTTGGCAAGCAGTTCAATGATCTGGATCCGAATTTCCGAACTGAGTGCCTTGAAAATATTAACGCCAGACATCAGATCTTTAATATAAATCATAGGTGGTTTTCCTTTCCACGTTCTGAACAAAGCCCTGCTGACCCAGGCTTTTGCACATTTATATGGTTTGTTTTAGATAATTATAAATGATTACCCGATGGAAGGGAAGGGCGGAGTAAAGGAAGCCAAATCCCTTATATACATAGCATAAATGGGCGTAATATTCATAAATTGATGAATATTTACTTTAGAAAATAACTTAAATCATTTCATATATATTTGAAATATACCATTGAAATGTGATGTAACCGCTTTTATAATCCTAGTATACCTAAATTGATTTAATACTTCATGAACCAAATTAACTATTTGATCAGGAGAGGTGGATTCGATTTGGAAAAGTTCAAAGGAATGACAGGATTCAGGAAGAAACGTTGGGCATTACCTGCACTACTTGTACTTGTTTTGCTATTGGCGGGTCAGTCCCGGGCATTCGCGGCATTTTGGAATCTGAGCGGAGATATTGCCGTCCACGATCCATCCATCATCAAAGAAGGAAACTCATGGTATACCTTCTCAACAGGTCCTGGCATTCAGGTCCTGAAATCAGATAACGGCTCCTCCTGGTATCGTGTTCCGCAGATTTTTCTGAGCAAGCCCTCCTGGTGGGCCTCTGCCGTTCCGGGACAGAGCGGTCTGGATGTATGGGCGCCTGACGTGGAGCAGTACAACGGAAAAGTGTGGCTGTATTATTCCATCTCTACCTTTGGCTCCAACAGATCTGCGATCGGGCTTGCGTCTGCAACCAGCATTGGAGCAGGTCAGTGGAAGGATGAGGGGTTAGTACTTCAAACCACAACCGCCAACGATTATAACGCTATTGATCCGAATCTGGTCATCGATGCTTCAGGCAACCCGTGGCTGGCTTTCGGTTCTTTCTGGAGCGGTCTGAAGATTGTGAAACTCGACAAAAACACAATGAAACCGACCGGAAGCATATCCTCCATTGCGGCGCGTCCGAATAATGGCGGGGCCATCGAAGCACCAAGTATTGTGTACCGTAACGGTTATTATTACTTGTTTGCCTCCATTGATTCCTGCTGCCAGGGCGTAAATAGCACGTACAAAATGGTCTATGGACGTTCGACAAGTATCACAGGACCGTATGTGGACAAAAACGGTGTGAACATGTTGAATGGTGGCGGAACCCTATTGGATTCGGGGAATGTCAAATGGAAGGGACCGGGCGGTCAGGATGTGTATAACGGTAATGTGATTGCGCGCCACGCCTATGATGCTGATGATAATGGCAATCCGAAGCTGCTAATCAACGACCTGCTGTGGGATTCCAGCGGCTGGCCAACCTACTAGTTTGTTTTAAATAAATATAAAATGTTTTAACAAAGTATTGACTAAAGTGATCTGGATTTGATAAATTTAACAACAGAAATCTTATTTTACTGAATTGAATACGGTTACAAATCCAGATCAGGAGGGGTTCAGATGGTAAAGAAAAAAAGATTGGTCACACTTATGCTTTTAATGCTGGTAAGTGCACTCGTGTTTGCGGGCTGCGGAGGAAGCAGCGGATCAAGCGGGGACAAGGAATTGACATTCATGTTCCGTGGTGGCACAGATGAACAAAAGGCATATCAAGCCGTTGTTAAAAAGTTTGAAGAAGAGCATCCAGGTGTCAAAGTCAAAATTATCGTAACAGCTGCAGATCAATATGCGACAAAATTGAGAGCTGCCATTACAGGCAACAGCTTGCCGGACGTATTTTATTTTAACCCTGGTGATGTGAAAGCCTATGTGAACAGCAATGTGCTAATGAACCTGACACCTTACATTGAAAATAATGCGGACGTAGATCTGGATAACATCTGGAAATATGGTGTGGATCTGTACCGTTATGATGGCAAAATGGCAGGTCAGGGCGATCTCTACGGCATGCCGAAAGATCTGGGTCCGTTCGCACTCGGATATAACAAGACATTATTCGAAAAAGAGGGCATCCCTTTCCCTGATAAGGACAAGCCTTACACATGGGACGAATTCATCAAGGTCAACCAACAAGCAACCAAGGATACGAATGGAGACGGTAAACCGGACGTGTTTGGTACAGGCTTCAACGTACAATGGGCGCTGCAGTCCTTTGTATGGAGCAATGGTGCAGACTGGTTGGATGACAGCAAAACAAAGGTAACCATTGATGATCCGAAATTTGCGGAAGCACTGCAATTCTTTGCAGACATGCAAAACAAATACAAAATCACGCCTTCCATTGAGGAAGCGCAAACATTGGATACGTACCAACGTTGGATGAAAGGAGAAATGGCTTTCTTCCCGGTAGGTCCGTGGGATATGAGTACATTTGAGAAACTGCCTTTCGAATATGATTTGCTGCCTTTCCCTGCAGGCTCTACGGGTAAATCCGCAACGTGGATCGGTTCACTCGGTATCGGTGTATCGGCCAAAACGAAACATCCGGAAGAAGCTGCAGCATTGGTGAATTACCTCACCGCTTCCAAAGAAGGCATGCAGCAGTTGGTTGATGCCAAAGTGCAAATCCCGAATCTGCTTGATATGGCTGACGAGTGGGCCAAGGATACTTCAACGAAACCAGCCAACAAACAGGAATTCATTGATATCGTAGAGGATTACGGTCGCGCGCTTCCAGGGAACTACACGTACAATGCGGAATGGTATGACCTGTTCTTCACTGATATCCAGCCCGTACTGGATGGCAAGATTACAGCCGCAGAATATGTGAAGCAGCAACAGCCAAAAATGCAGAAACTGTTGGACAAAGCAGTAGAGCAAGAGAAAAAATCTCAGAAATAAGTATTTTGCAACATGCTGAAGTGTGACTGAAAAGATTGAAGGGTAGGTTCTAGAGAGAAGCAGCCCACCAAATGGATAGAGTAATAGATTCCGTGTTCAAAAAAAGGCGGTGCCAGCAGCCTGCTATCACGCTGCTGGCATCATTTTGGATTCCATACGGGTATGTTGCATGAATTGATCGAGCAAGCAGGCGTGTATCGATTCATGCAACATGCTGATATTAGAAACAGGGGTGAGCGCAGTGATTACAAAATCTAGTTTGTATCGCAAAGAGAGGCTGTACGGATATTTGTTTATTTTGCCTCCGGTTCTTGGTTTGCTGATCTTTGTTCTGTTCCCTTTCCTATATTCCTTGTACGGTTCGTTTACGGATTGGGATGGCTTGGGACAGATGAACTTTATCGGTTTAGCCAATTTTAAGGATTTGCTCACGGATGATCTGTTTTACAAAGCGATGTTCAACACCTTTTATCTGATGCTGGGTATCCCGATTGGTTTGTTGCTTGCATTGCTGCTGGCGATGGGTCTGAATCGTAAAATTCCCGGCACTACAACGTTCCGTGTGATCTATTATATTCCGGTCATTTCTTCCCTCGCAGCGGTGTCCATCATGTGGAACTGGGCGTACAACGGGGATTACGGATTAGTGAACCAATTCCTTGATCTGTTCGGTATTGAAGGCCCTAACTGGCTCGCAAACAAAGATACGGTTAAACCGGCCCTGATTATTATGACGGTGTGGAAAGGTCTGGGTTATACGATGTTATTGTATCTGGCTGC contains these protein-coding regions:
- a CDS encoding ArsR/SmtB family transcription factor, with protein sequence MIYIKDLMSGVNIFKALSSEIRIQIIELLAKNQSLNLNDLATKLGLSNGAITMHIKKLEESGLIEINTAVGKHGIQKICYLNEEKLMVDLRSQEIYNRYEVEIQVGHYSDYQAAPTCGLATRDSIVGEFDDPRYFADPLRIDAEMIWLAEGYLEYRIPNYLKPNQTFSEIQLSMELGSEAPGFCDNYPSDIYFYVNGIEIGCWTSPGDFGNTRGTFNPDWWPPHLNQYGMLKLIRITQEGSYIDGCRISDVTLDEIGLDYKSDIHFRIAVTDGPVNKRGLTIFGKNFGNYGQNLLARVLYNVQEE
- a CDS encoding glycoside hydrolase family 43 protein — translated: MTGFRKKRWALPALLVLVLLLAGQSRAFAAFWNLSGDIAVHDPSIIKEGNSWYTFSTGPGIQVLKSDNGSSWYRVPQIFLSKPSWWASAVPGQSGLDVWAPDVEQYNGKVWLYYSISTFGSNRSAIGLASATSIGAGQWKDEGLVLQTTTANDYNAIDPNLVIDASGNPWLAFGSFWSGLKIVKLDKNTMKPTGSISSIAARPNNGGAIEAPSIVYRNGYYYLFASIDSCCQGVNSTYKMVYGRSTSITGPYVDKNGVNMLNGGGTLLDSGNVKWKGPGGQDVYNGNVIARHAYDADDNGNPKLLINDLLWDSSGWPTY
- a CDS encoding ABC transporter substrate-binding protein, translating into MVKKKRLVTLMLLMLVSALVFAGCGGSSGSSGDKELTFMFRGGTDEQKAYQAVVKKFEEEHPGVKVKIIVTAADQYATKLRAAITGNSLPDVFYFNPGDVKAYVNSNVLMNLTPYIENNADVDLDNIWKYGVDLYRYDGKMAGQGDLYGMPKDLGPFALGYNKTLFEKEGIPFPDKDKPYTWDEFIKVNQQATKDTNGDGKPDVFGTGFNVQWALQSFVWSNGADWLDDSKTKVTIDDPKFAEALQFFADMQNKYKITPSIEEAQTLDTYQRWMKGEMAFFPVGPWDMSTFEKLPFEYDLLPFPAGSTGKSATWIGSLGIGVSAKTKHPEEAAALVNYLTASKEGMQQLVDAKVQIPNLLDMADEWAKDTSTKPANKQEFIDIVEDYGRALPGNYTYNAEWYDLFFTDIQPVLDGKITAAEYVKQQQPKMQKLLDKAVEQEKKSQK
- a CDS encoding carbohydrate ABC transporter permease, with the protein product MITKSSLYRKERLYGYLFILPPVLGLLIFVLFPFLYSLYGSFTDWDGLGQMNFIGLANFKDLLTDDLFYKAMFNTFYLMLGIPIGLLLALLLAMGLNRKIPGTTTFRVIYYIPVISSLAAVSIMWNWAYNGDYGLVNQFLDLFGIEGPNWLANKDTVKPALIIMTVWKGLGYTMLLYLAALQSVSRTYYEAAELDGANGFQIFRNITWPMVKPVTFFLVVTNIIGGSQIFTEMNIMTPTGGPEYSSASIVFYIWQKAFSNLQMGYASAMAMILGIFIFVITLVQFKMNEKSAYDGD